The Pseudomonas benzenivorans region TCGACCACGAACTTGTTGTGCACCACCTCGTGGCGCACGTAGATCGGCGGGCCGAACACCTCCAGGGCGCGATTGACGATCTCGATGGCGCGATCGACGCCGGCGCAGAAGCCGCGAGGGTTGGCGAGTTTGATGTGCATGGGCGTGAATCTCGGCGCGAAGCGGGAATAGGGAGTGTAACGCCGCCCGCAGGCCGCGGGCGAATGGCCACTCAGAGGAACCGGCTGTACGGCCCCGGAGACCTCAGAGCGCCTTGACCTCGATGATTTCCACCTCGAAGCACAGCGTCTTGCCGGCCAGCGGATGGTTGAAATCGATGGTCACCTGGGCCTCGTCGAAGGCCTTGACCACTCCCGGCAGCTCGGCGTTGGCGGCGTCGTTGAAGATCACCAGCAGGCCTTCGGACAGCTCCATGTCCTGAAACTGCGAACGCGGCATCGATTGCACGTTCTGCGGGTTGGGCTGGCCGAAGCCCTGCTCCGGCAGCACCTGCACGGTGCGCTTGTCGCCGGCCTTGAAGCCGAACAACGCGGACTCGAAACCCGGCAACAGGTTGCCGTCGCCGACCCTGAAGGTGGCCGGGGCTTTGCCTTCGGTGCTGTCCACCACATCGCCGTTTTCCAGCTTGAGGGCGAAATGCAGGGTGACTTCCTTGTCCGGGCCGATGCGTAGGTCAGTCATGGGCGACTTCTCCGGACTTGTTGCTCTTGAACATATCCAGCGCCAGGAGGATGGCGCCGAGGGTGATGGCGGTGTCGGCGAAGTTGAACGCCGGGAAATACCAGCGGTGTTGCCAGTGCACCAGGATGAAATCGACCACATGGCCGAGCAGCACCCGGTCGACCAGATTGCCCAGGGCGCCGCCGAGTACCAGGGCCAGCGCGGCGGCCAGCCAGGTTTCCTCGGGTTTCAGGCGCTTGAGCCAGATCACCAGCACCAGGCTGACCACCAGGGCGACGGCGGCGAAGAACCAGCGCTGCCAGCCGGACGCGCCGGCCAGGAAGCTGAAGGCGGCGCCGGTGTTATAGGCCAGGGTCCAGCTGAAGTAGTCGGGGATCACCACCACCTGCTGGTAGAGGGTCAGCACATCCTCGACATACAGCTTGCTGGCCTGGTCGACCACGAACACCAATAGGCTCAGCCACAACCAAGCCAGGCGTCCATAACGGCTGGCATTAGGCATAGTGGCGAACCTCGCCGGCGCCTTCGATGTTGTCCACGCAGCGCCCGCAGATCTCCGGGTGCGCCGCATGGCTACCGACGTCCTCACGGTGGTGCCAGCAGCGGCCGCACTTGGCGTGGGCGGACTTGACCACCTTGAGTTTGAGGCCGGCCACTTCGGTGTCCACCGCATCGCCCGGCGCATTGGCCAGCGGCGCCAGGCTGGCGGTGGAGGTGATCAGCACGAAACGCAGCTCGTTGCCCAGCTTGTGCAGGTCGGCGATCAGCGCATCTTCGGCATAGACCGTCACCTCGGCCTGCAGGTTGCCGCCGATGGCCTTGGCGCTGCGCTGGTTCTCCAGCTCCTTGTTCACCGCCACCTTGACCGCCATGACCCGCTCCCAGAAGGCGCGGTCCAGCTCGAAGCCCTGGGGCAGTTCGCTCAGGCCCTGATACCAGCCGTTGAGCATGACCGACTCGTTGCGCTCGCCCGGCAGGTACTGCCAGATCTCGTCGGCGGTGAAGGACAGGATCGGCGCGATCCAACGCACCAGCGCCTCGGCGATATGGAACAGCGCGGTCTGGCAGGAGCGTCGCGCCACGCTGTTGGCGGCGGTGGTGTACTGACGGTCCTTGATGATGTCGAGGTAGAAGCCGCCCAACTCCTGCACGCAGAAGTTATGCACCTTCTGGTAGACGTTCCAGAAGCGGTAACTGTCGTAGGCCTCCTCGATCTCGCGTTGCAGCAGCAGGGCACGGTCGACCGCCCAGCGGTCCAGCGCCAGCATCTCGGTTTCAGGCAGCAAGTGCTGCGCCGGATCGAAGCCGCTGAGGTTGGAGAGCAGGAAGCGCGCGGTGTTGCGGATGCGTCGGTAGGCGTCGGCACTGCGCTGCAGGATGGTCTTGGACACGGCCATCTCGCCGGAGTAATCGGACGAGGCTACCCACAGGCGCAGGATGTCGGCGCCCAGGCTGTCGTTGACCTCCTGGGGCGCCACCACGTTGCCCAGGGACTTGGACATCTTGCGGCCGTTCTCGTCGACCACGAAACCATGGGTCAGCAGCGCCTTGTAAGGCGCGTGGCCGTCGATGGCGCAGCCGGTCAGCAGGGAGGAATGGAACCAGCCGCGGTGCTGGTCGGAACCCTCCAGGTAGAGGTCGGCGCGGGGGCCGCTGGCATGACCGAGGGAATGCGAGCCGCGCAGCACGTGCCAGTGGGTGGTGCCCGAGTCGAACCAGACGTCCAGGGTGTCGCTGATCTTGTCGTACTGCGCCGCCTCGTCGCCGAGCAGTTCGGCGGCGTCCAGCTGGAACCAGGCCTCGATGCCCTGCTGCTCGACCCGCTGAGCCACGGCCTCCATCAACTCGGCGGTGCGCGGGTGCAGCTCGCCGCTTTCCTTGTGCAGGAAGAAGGGGATCGGCACGCCCCAGTTGCGCTGGCGCGAGATGCACCAGTCCGGGCGCCCGGCGATCATGCCGTGCAGGCGTGCCTGGCCCCAGGCCGGGACGAAGGCGGTTTGTTCGATGCCGGCGATGGCGCGCTCGCGCAGGGTGCTGCCCTGGGCCGACTGCTTGTCCATGCCGACGAACCACTGCGCGGTGGCGCGGTAGATCAGCGGGGTCTTGTGGCGCCAGCAGTGCATGTAGCTGTGGTTGACCTTCTCGTGGGCCAGCAGGCAGCCGACCTCGGCGAGCTTGTCGACGATCGCCGGGTTGGCCTTCCAGATGAACTGCCCGCCGAAGAATGGCAGCGACTCGGCGTAGACGCCGTTGCTCTGCACCGGGTTGAGGATGTCGTCGTTGTGCATGCCGTAGCGCTTGCACGAATGGAAGTCGTCCTCGCCGTAGGCCGGGGCCGAGTGGACGATGCCGGTACCGGCGTCCAGGGCCACGTAGTCGGCCAGGTAGATGGGCGAGAAGCGCTCGTAGAAGGGGTGCCGGCAGCGGATCAGCTCCAGTGCCTCGCCCTTGGCCCGGGCGATCACCTCGCCCTGCAGGCCGTAGCGCTGCAGGCAGCTGTCCACCAGTTCCTCGGCCAGCAGCAGCAGCTTGTCGCCGGTGTCGACCAGGGCGTAGTCGAACTCCGGATGGACGTTCAGCGCCTGGTTGGCCGGGATGGTCCAGGGCGTGGTGGTCCAGATCACCAGGTAGGCGGTCTTGGCCAGGCCGCTCAGGCCGAAGGCCGCGGCCAGCTTGTCGGCGTCCTCGACCGGGAAGCCGACATCGATGGTAGGCGATTGCTTGTCGGCGTACTCGACCTCGGCCTCGGCCAGGGCCGAGCGGCAGTCGAAACACCAGTTGACCGGCTTCAGCCCCTTGAACACGAAGCCCTGCTTGACCATCTCGGCCAGGGCGCGGATCTCGCCGGCCTCGTTGGCGAACGCCATGGTCTTGTAGGGGTTGTCCCAGTCGCCGAGCACGCCCAGGCGAATGAAGTCGGCCTTCTGCCCTTCGATCTGCTCGGCGGCGTAGGCGCGGCACAGCTCGCGGGTCTGGTCGGCGGAGAGGTGCTTGCCGTGGGTGGTTTCTACCTTGTGCTCGATCGGCAGGCCGTGGCAGTCCCAACCCGGCACGTAGGGCGCGTCGAAGCCGGACAGGGTCTTGGAACGGGTGATGATGTCCTTGAGTATCTTGTTGACCGCGTGGCCGATGTGAATGCTGCCGTTGGCGTAGGGCGGGCCGTCGTGCAGGACGAACTTCGGCCGTCCCTCGCCAATCTGCCGCAGTTTCTGATACAGGCCGATGTCGTTCCAGCGCTGCAGGGTGTGCGGCTCGCGCTGCGGCAGGCCGGCTTTCATCGGAAACTGGGTATCAGGCAGATTTAGCGTGGCTTTGTAGTCGGTCATCTCAGGCTCTTCACTTAAGCGGTTGGCCCTGCCAATGGGCACGGGCGGCGGCAATATCGGCAGCAATTGCCGTCTTCAGGGCCTCGAGTGAGGCGAATCGCTGCTCGTCGCGCAGCTTGTGGTGGAACGCCACCGTCAAACGCCGGCCATACAGGTCGCCGGCAAAATCCAGCAGATGCACTTCCAGATGGGCGCTGCCATCCCCGGCCACTGTCGGCCGCACGCCGATATTGGCCACGCCCGGCCAGGCCTGGCCGTCCACCCGGGTGCTGACCAGGTAAACCCCGGTCAAGGGCACGCGGCGGCGCTTGAGCTGGATATTGGCCGTCGGCGCGGCCAGCTGGCGGCCGAGCTTCTGCCCGTGCAGCACCCGTCCGGCAATCTGGAACGGGCGCCCGAGCAGCTGTTCGGCGAGGGCGAAATCGCCGCGCGCCAGGGCCTCACGCACCCGCGTGCTGCTGACCCGGCCGCCGCCCAGCTCGACCGTGGCCGCGGCCTCGACGGTAAAGCCCTGCTGGGCTCCGGCCTCGGCGAGGAAGGCGAAGTCACCGGCGCGATCGCAACCGAAGCGGAAGTCATCGCCGACCTCGAGATGGCGCACGCCCAGGCCGTCGACCAACACCTCGCGGACGAACTCGGCCGCACTCAACTCGCGCAGGCGCGGGTTGAACGCCAGGCACAGCACCCGGTCGACGCCCTCTTCGGCCAGCAGCGCGAGCTTGTCGCGCAACCGGGTCAGGCGCGCCGGCGCCGTCAGCGGGGCGAAGAACTCACGGGGTTGCGGCTCGAAAATCACCACGCAACTGGGCACCCCCAACTCGGCCGCACGCTCGCGCAGGCGCGCCAGGATGGCCTGATGGCCACGATGGACGCCGTCGAAGTTGCCGATGGTGGCGACACAGTCCCGATGCTGGGGCCGCAGATTGTGAAGGCCTCGAACCAGCTGCATAGCACGCTTCTTGCTCATAAAGTGGCCGATTATACGCACACCCGCCCGCCGACAACAGGCGGCAAGACCAGGCCATCGGCAATCAATGTAACGCCCTGCGGGCGAAGTCGCGCAAGCGGAAACCGAGCAGCAGCAGCATGGCGAAATAGCTCGCCAGGCCGGCCAGCACCAGCCCCCCCAGGCGCAACAGACGCAACAGCATGTTGCCCTCGCTCCAGGCCGGCATGAAATGCATGGCCGCCAGCAACACCGCGCCCATGGCCGCCACTGCCAGCAGCAGCTTGCCGAGAAACAGCCCCCAGCCCGGCTGCGGCTGGAAATAGTCGCCCTTGCGCAGCTGCCAATACAGCAGCCCGGCATTCAGGCAGGCGCCCAGGCCGATGGCCAGGGCCAGCCCGGCATGGGCCAGCGGCCCGATCAACGCCAGGTTCATCAGCTGGGTAGCGATCAACGTCACCACCGCGATGCGCACCGGCGTGCGGATGTTCTGCCGGGCATAGAAGCCCGGGGCGAGAATCTTCACCAGGATGATGCCGAGCAGGCCGACGGAGTAGGCAATCAGGGCGCGCTGGGTCATCAGCGCATCGTGAGCGGCGAACTTGCCGTACTGGAACAGGGAAACCGTCAGGGGCTCGGCCAGCACGGCCAGGGCCACCGCGCTGGGCAGCGCCAGCAGGAAGGACAGACGCAGCCCCCAGTCGAGCAGCCGCGAGTATTCCTCGCGATCGGCGCTGGCATGGGTCTTCGACAAGGCCGGCAACAGTATGGTACCCAGCGCCACCCCGAGCACGCCGGCCGGCAACTCCATCAGGCGGTCGGCGTAATACATCCAGGACACCGAGCCGGCGACCAGAAAGGAGGCGAAGACGGTGTTGATGATCAGCGAGATCTGACTGACCGACACCCCGAAGATGGCCGGCCCCATCTGCCTGAGCACCCGCCACACCCCCATGTCCTTGAGATTCAGTCGCGGCAGCACCAGCATGCCGACCTTCTTCAGGTGCGGCAGCTGGTAAAGCAGCTGCAACAGACCGCCGACCAGCACGGCCCAACCCAGGGCCATGATCGGCGGATCGAAATAGGGCGCCAGCCACAGGGCGAAGCCGATCATGCTGACGTTCAGCAGCGTCGGCACGAAGGCCGGCACCGAGAAGCGGTTCCAGGTGTTGAGCACCGCGCCGGCCAGGGACGACAGGGAGATCAGCAATATATAGGGGAAGGTAACCCGCAACAGGTCCGTGGTCAGGGCGAAGCGATCGGGCTCATCGGCGAAACCCGGGGCGGAAACCCACACGATCCAGGGTGCGAGCAGAATGCCGAGCAGGGTGACCAGGGCCAGCACCAGGGTCAGCAGGCCGCTCACGTAGGCGACGAAGGTGCGGGTCGCCTCCTCGCCCTGCTGGGTCTTGTACTCCGCCAGGATCGGCACGAAGGCCTGGGAGAAGGCCCCCTCGGCGAAGATCCGGCGCAACAGATTGGGCAGTTTGAACGCCACCACGAAGGCGTCCGAGGCCACGCTGGCGCCGAAGATACGCGCGATGATGGTATCTCGCACGAATCCCAGCACGCGGGAGAGCATGGTCAACGAGCTGACGGCGGCCAGCGACTTGAGCAGATTCATGTAATAATTCGACTTCCGCGAGCGGGCACGCCAGCGGATGCTTCACCGGCGCGCGAAGGCGACGAGTGTAGCGACCTGCCACTGGTCAGGCCAGCAGGGACGAACGCCAACAGGCTTGACAGGCGCCCATCGGGTCGGCATGATTCGCGGCCTTATTTGTTTGTAACCCCCCAGTTTTCGAGGAGCTTGACGGTGGCCAATACACCTTCTGCCAAAAAACGCGCCAAACAGGCTGAGAAGCGTCGTAGCCATAACGCCAGCCTGCGCTCCATGGTCCGCACCTACATCAAGAACGTGGTCAAGGCTATCGACGCCAAAGACCTCGAGCAGGCCAAGACCGCTTATACCCTGGCCGTTCCGGTCATCGACCGCATGGCCGACAAGGGCATCATCCACAAGAACAAAGCAGCCCGCCACAAAGGCCGCCTGAACGCCCACATCAAGGCGCTCGGCGAAGCTGCAGCAGCCTAAGCTGTCTGTTCTTGAAAAACCGGCCCCAGGGCCGGTTTTTTATTGCCAAGAAAAAAGCCCGAACTCGGTTCGGGCCTTTTTTCCACTCACGCTCAGGGCCGCTGCGGCCAGGGCAGGATAGGGATAGCCGTCACCGCATTCTGCGGACTGCCCTCTATCACCCGGTCGCTGTACACCAGATAGACCAGGGTATTGCGCCTCTCATCGAAGAACCGCACCACCTGCATGGTCTTGAACACCAGAGAGGTGCGCTCGCGAAACACCTCCTCCCCCTCTTTCAGCTCGGACTTGAAGCGCACCGGCCCGACCTGACGACAGGCGATCGAGGCCTCGGCCCGATCCTCGGCCAAGCCCAGCCCTCCCTTCACCCCACCGGTCTTGGCCCGCGATAGGTAGCAGGTCACCCCCTCCACCTTGGGGTCATCGAACGCCTCGACCACTATCTTGTCGTTCGGCCCCAACAGCTTGAACACGGTGGAGACCTCGCCGATCTCCTCGGCCGAGACCAACACGGGCAGCATCGACAACGCCGCCAACAACTTTCTCGCCATGCACTTTCCCCTCACACCAGAACCAGATTATCTCGATGCACCAACTCGGGCTCATCGACATAACCCAGCAGCCGCTGGATGGCATCCGACGGCTGACCGATGATCTTCTGCGCCTCCAGCGCGCTGTAGTTGGCCAGCCCGCGCGCCACCTCGCGCCCCTCGAGATCGACGCACACCACCATCTCGCCGCGGCGGAAGCTACCCTGCACCACCTTGACCCCGACCGGCAGCAGACTCTTGCGATCCTTGGTCAACGCCTTGACCGCCCCCGCATCCAGCACCAGGGTGCCACGGGTCTGAAGATGCCCGGCCAACCACTGCTTGCGCGCGGCCAACAAACCACGCTCCGGCGCCAACAGCGTACCCAGCTGCTCGCCGGCCCTGAGCCGCACCAGCACCTGCTCGATCGCCCCTCCCGCGATGACGGTATGCGCACCGGAACGCGCCGCCAGACGCGCCGCGCGCAGCTTTGTCTGCATGCCGCCACGCCCCAGCGCACCACCCACGCCACCGGCCACGGCATCCAGCGCCGGATCGTCGGCGCGCGCCTCGTTGATCAGCGCCGCGCCGGGATTGTGCCGCGGATCGGCGTCATACATGCCATCCCGATCGGTGAGAATGACCAACAGGTCGGCCTCGACCAGATTGGCCACCAGCGCCGCCAGGGTGTCGTTGTCGCCGAAGCGGATCTCGTCGGTGACCACCGTGTCGTTTTCGTTGATCACCGGCACCACATCCAGCTGCACCAGGGTGCGCAGCGTGCTGCGGGCATTGAGGTAGCGCTTGCGGTCCGACAGGTCGTCATGGGTCAGGAGGATCTGCGCCGTGTGCCGAGCATGCTCGGCAAAGCTCGACTCCCAGGCCTGGATCAGCACCATCTGACCGATGGCGGCCGCCGCCTGCAGCTCGTGCATAGCACTCGGCCGGGCACTCCAGCCCAGGCGACTCATACCCGCCGCCACCGCACCGGAGGACACCAGCACCAGCTCGACACCCTGCTCGCGCAGCGCCACCATCTGCTTGACCCACACCGCCATCGCCGCCCGGTCCAGGCCGCGCCCGTCGGCAGTCAGCAGCGCACTACCGATCTTTACCACCCAGCGCCGCGCGCCGGTCACCTTGTCACGCATGATCTTCCAACCTTAGCCAGACAGCGCTCGCTCAGCCGTTACAAAAACGCCGCTATTAAGCGGCGCTGAAAACTTGCTTAATCCCGGACGTAGATAATTTCCGGGCCATCCTCGTCATCTTCGTCGTCGAAGTCATCCTCGTCGACATCATCGACACTCTTGACCCCGGCCCGACGCAGCGCACGCTGATCGTCCAGCGCCTGCAGACGGGCGCGCGCCTCGTCCTCGATGCGCTGATCCAGCTCGGCCAGCTCGGCGGCGAACTCCGGATTCTCCGCGGCACGCTCGGCGCGCACCTCCAGGTAGTTCATGATGTCCTGACAGAGGCGCTCGGTCCCCTCATGGGCCAGGGCGGAGATCACATAGACCGGCCCCTGCCAGTCCAGCCGCGCCACCACCTCGGCGACACGCGCCTCGCGCTCTTGCTCGAGCATCTGGTCGGCCTTGTTCAACACCAACCAGCGGTCGCGATCGGCCAATGCCGGGCTGAACTTGGTCAACTCCTCGACTATGGTCACCGCCGCCTCGGCCGGATCACTCAGATCCAGCGGCGCCATGTCCACCAGATGCAGCAGCAAGCGAGTACGCGCCAGGTGCTTGAGGAAGCGAATCCCCAGCCCGGCCCCCTCGGAGGCCCCCTCGATCAAGCCCGGAATGTCGGCCACCACGAAGCTCTTGTAGCGGTCGACGCTAACCACCCCGAGATTCGGCACCAGGGTGGTGAAGGGATAGTCGGCTACCTTCGGCCTGGCTGCCGACACCGCACGAATGAAGGTGCTCTTGCCGGCATTCGGCAGCCCCAGCAGGCCGACGTCGGCCAGCACCTTGAGCTCCAGCTTGAGGTCGCGGGCATCGCCCGGCTTGCCCGGCGTGGTCTGACGCGGCGCGCGGTTGGTGCTGGACTTGAAGCGGGTATTACCCAGACCATGCCAGCCACCCTGGGCGACCAGCAGACGCTGCCCCGCCTTGGTCAGGTCGCCGATCACCTCCTGGGTCGCCGAATCGATCACCGTGGTGCCGACCGGCACCGGCAGGATCAGGTCGTCACCCTTGCGCCCGGTACAATCGGTGCTGCCACCCTTCTCGCCGTTCTGCGCATTAAAACGCCGGGTATAGCGGTAATCCACCAGGGTATTGAGGTTCGCGTCGGCCTCGATATACACCGAGCCGCCGTCGCCACCGTCGCCACCGTTGGGCCCGCCCTTCTCGATGAACTTCTCACGACGGAAGCTCATCATGCCATTGCCACCGTCACCGGCCTTTACGTAAATCGATACTTCATCGACGAATTTCATGGGTACGCCTCCCGCAACACTGCGGGTCAACAGAATCTAAGAACACCAGGCTCTTGCCGGATGACCCCGCGCTCGAGCGCGGCAACCCGGGTCATCGGGTAAGAACCCCTAGGATACAGAAACAAAAAAGCCCCGTCGCAAGGACGGGGCTCTTCCAGCAGCCTCGCGATTAAGCCGCGACGACGCTCACGTAACGGCGGTTGAACGCGCCCTTTACTTCGAACTTGAGCACACCTTCGATCTTGGCGAAGAGGGTGTGATCCTTACCCATGCCGACGCCGTAACCGGCGTGGAACTGGGTGCCGCGCTGACGCACGATGATATTGCCGGCCTTGATGGCCTGGCCGCCGTACATCTTCACGCCAAGGCGTTTGGCTTCTGAGTCGCGACCGTTGCGGGTACTACCGCCAGCTTTTTTGTGTGCCATGAGTTCAATACTCCTGTTAAGGGATTAGGCCGAAACGAATCAGGCCTGAATACCGGTGATTTTGATCTCAGTGAACCACTGACGGTGGCCCTGACGCTTCATGTGGTGCTTACGACGACGGAACTTGATGATGCGAACCTTGTCGTGACGACCCTGCGAAACGACTTCGGCTACAACCTTGGCGCCGTCTACGACCGGAGCACCGATCTTCACGTCTTCGCCATTGCCGATCAGCAACACGCGATCGAAAGTCACGGCCTCGCCAGTGGCGACTTCGAGCTTCTCGATCTTGAGGAATTCGCCTTCGGTGACCTTGTATTGCTTGCCACCAGTAACAATCACTGCGTACATGGTAAATCTCCGTTAATCCTGCTCACCCAGCGCTTTATAGGTATGGTCATCGGCTGGCATGGCTGCTCGGGGCCGGAAGGACGCCCTTGCAATTGCGTAAGGCAGGGAAATGCCCAGGGGGAAGTTCAGGGTGCGCGATTGTACGCAAGCCCCGGGCGCCGCGCAAGCACCCCGGGCACTTGCCTTGACAGCCCCCACCCCGCCCCCTAGCATGCCGCGCAACCTTAGAGGAGCACTTGTCGCCGATGCAACCCCAGGCTTTCTACCGCGTGGTGGCGGACGACTTCACCGCCGTCGACGGCATCATCCGTCAACAACTCGTCTCGCGCGTACCGCTGGTGGAGAAAATCGGCGACTACATCAT contains the following coding sequences:
- the ribF gene encoding bifunctional riboflavin kinase/FAD synthetase, with the protein product MQLVRGLHNLRPQHRDCVATIGNFDGVHRGHQAILARLRERAAELGVPSCVVIFEPQPREFFAPLTAPARLTRLRDKLALLAEEGVDRVLCLAFNPRLRELSAAEFVREVLVDGLGVRHLEVGDDFRFGCDRAGDFAFLAEAGAQQGFTVEAAATVELGGGRVSSTRVREALARGDFALAEQLLGRPFQIAGRVLHGQKLGRQLAAPTANIQLKRRRVPLTGVYLVSTRVDGQAWPGVANIGVRPTVAGDGSAHLEVHLLDFAGDLYGRRLTVAFHHKLRDEQRFASLEALKTAIAADIAAARAHWQGQPLK
- a CDS encoding CreA family protein, whose translation is MARKLLAALSMLPVLVSAEEIGEVSTVFKLLGPNDKIVVEAFDDPKVEGVTCYLSRAKTGGVKGGLGLAEDRAEASIACRQVGPVRFKSELKEGEEVFRERTSLVFKTMQVVRFFDERRNTLVYLVYSDRVIEGSPQNAVTAIPILPWPQRP
- the cgtA gene encoding Obg family GTPase CgtA codes for the protein MKFVDEVSIYVKAGDGGNGMMSFRREKFIEKGGPNGGDGGDGGSVYIEADANLNTLVDYRYTRRFNAQNGEKGGSTDCTGRKGDDLILPVPVGTTVIDSATQEVIGDLTKAGQRLLVAQGGWHGLGNTRFKSSTNRAPRQTTPGKPGDARDLKLELKVLADVGLLGLPNAGKSTFIRAVSAARPKVADYPFTTLVPNLGVVSVDRYKSFVVADIPGLIEGASEGAGLGIRFLKHLARTRLLLHLVDMAPLDLSDPAEAAVTIVEELTKFSPALADRDRWLVLNKADQMLEQEREARVAEVVARLDWQGPVYVISALAHEGTERLCQDIMNYLEVRAERAAENPEFAAELAELDQRIEDEARARLQALDDQRALRRAGVKSVDDVDEDDFDDEDDEDGPEIIYVRD
- the murJ gene encoding murein biosynthesis integral membrane protein MurJ — encoded protein: MNLLKSLAAVSSLTMLSRVLGFVRDTIIARIFGASVASDAFVVAFKLPNLLRRIFAEGAFSQAFVPILAEYKTQQGEEATRTFVAYVSGLLTLVLALVTLLGILLAPWIVWVSAPGFADEPDRFALTTDLLRVTFPYILLISLSSLAGAVLNTWNRFSVPAFVPTLLNVSMIGFALWLAPYFDPPIMALGWAVLVGGLLQLLYQLPHLKKVGMLVLPRLNLKDMGVWRVLRQMGPAIFGVSVSQISLIINTVFASFLVAGSVSWMYYADRLMELPAGVLGVALGTILLPALSKTHASADREEYSRLLDWGLRLSFLLALPSAVALAVLAEPLTVSLFQYGKFAAHDALMTQRALIAYSVGLLGIILVKILAPGFYARQNIRTPVRIAVVTLIATQLMNLALIGPLAHAGLALAIGLGACLNAGLLYWQLRKGDYFQPQPGWGLFLGKLLLAVAAMGAVLLAAMHFMPAWSEGNMLLRLLRLGGLVLAGLASYFAMLLLLGFRLRDFARRALH
- the rpmA gene encoding 50S ribosomal protein L27; this translates as MAHKKAGGSTRNGRDSEAKRLGVKMYGGQAIKAGNIIVRQRGTQFHAGYGVGMGKDHTLFAKIEGVLKFEVKGAFNRRYVSVVAA
- a CDS encoding FKBP-type peptidyl-prolyl cis-trans isomerase codes for the protein MTDLRIGPDKEVTLHFALKLENGDVVDSTEGKAPATFRVGDGNLLPGFESALFGFKAGDKRTVQVLPEQGFGQPNPQNVQSMPRSQFQDMELSEGLLVIFNDAANAELPGVVKAFDEAQVTIDFNHPLAGKTLCFEVEIIEVKAL
- the ileS gene encoding isoleucine--tRNA ligase, whose amino-acid sequence is MTDYKATLNLPDTQFPMKAGLPQREPHTLQRWNDIGLYQKLRQIGEGRPKFVLHDGPPYANGSIHIGHAVNKILKDIITRSKTLSGFDAPYVPGWDCHGLPIEHKVETTHGKHLSADQTRELCRAYAAEQIEGQKADFIRLGVLGDWDNPYKTMAFANEAGEIRALAEMVKQGFVFKGLKPVNWCFDCRSALAEAEVEYADKQSPTIDVGFPVEDADKLAAAFGLSGLAKTAYLVIWTTTPWTIPANQALNVHPEFDYALVDTGDKLLLLAEELVDSCLQRYGLQGEVIARAKGEALELIRCRHPFYERFSPIYLADYVALDAGTGIVHSAPAYGEDDFHSCKRYGMHNDDILNPVQSNGVYAESLPFFGGQFIWKANPAIVDKLAEVGCLLAHEKVNHSYMHCWRHKTPLIYRATAQWFVGMDKQSAQGSTLRERAIAGIEQTAFVPAWGQARLHGMIAGRPDWCISRQRNWGVPIPFFLHKESGELHPRTAELMEAVAQRVEQQGIEAWFQLDAAELLGDEAAQYDKISDTLDVWFDSGTTHWHVLRGSHSLGHASGPRADLYLEGSDQHRGWFHSSLLTGCAIDGHAPYKALLTHGFVVDENGRKMSKSLGNVVAPQEVNDSLGADILRLWVASSDYSGEMAVSKTILQRSADAYRRIRNTARFLLSNLSGFDPAQHLLPETEMLALDRWAVDRALLLQREIEEAYDSYRFWNVYQKVHNFCVQELGGFYLDIIKDRQYTTAANSVARRSCQTALFHIAEALVRWIAPILSFTADEIWQYLPGERNESVMLNGWYQGLSELPQGFELDRAFWERVMAVKVAVNKELENQRSAKAIGGNLQAEVTVYAEDALIADLHKLGNELRFVLITSTASLAPLANAPGDAVDTEVAGLKLKVVKSAHAKCGRCWHHREDVGSHAAHPEICGRCVDNIEGAGEVRHYA
- the lspA gene encoding signal peptidase II translates to MPNASRYGRLAWLWLSLLVFVVDQASKLYVEDVLTLYQQVVVIPDYFSWTLAYNTGAAFSFLAGASGWQRWFFAAVALVVSLVLVIWLKRLKPEETWLAAALALVLGGALGNLVDRVLLGHVVDFILVHWQHRWYFPAFNFADTAITLGAILLALDMFKSNKSGEVAHD
- the rpsT gene encoding 30S ribosomal protein S20, which translates into the protein MANTPSAKKRAKQAEKRRSHNASLRSMVRTYIKNVVKAIDAKDLEQAKTAYTLAVPVIDRMADKGIIHKNKAARHKGRLNAHIKALGEAAAA
- the rplU gene encoding 50S ribosomal protein L21, which translates into the protein MYAVIVTGGKQYKVTEGEFLKIEKLEVATGEAVTFDRVLLIGNGEDVKIGAPVVDGAKVVAEVVSQGRHDKVRIIKFRRRKHHMKRQGHRQWFTEIKITGIQA
- the proB gene encoding glutamate 5-kinase, encoding MRDKVTGARRWVVKIGSALLTADGRGLDRAAMAVWVKQMVALREQGVELVLVSSGAVAAGMSRLGWSARPSAMHELQAAAAIGQMVLIQAWESSFAEHARHTAQILLTHDDLSDRKRYLNARSTLRTLVQLDVVPVINENDTVVTDEIRFGDNDTLAALVANLVEADLLVILTDRDGMYDADPRHNPGAALINEARADDPALDAVAGGVGGALGRGGMQTKLRAARLAARSGAHTVIAGGAIEQVLVRLRAGEQLGTLLAPERGLLAARKQWLAGHLQTRGTLVLDAGAVKALTKDRKSLLPVGVKVVQGSFRRGEMVVCVDLEGREVARGLANYSALEAQKIIGQPSDAIQRLLGYVDEPELVHRDNLVLV